A part of Tigriopus californicus strain San Diego chromosome 10, Tcal_SD_v2.1, whole genome shotgun sequence genomic DNA contains:
- the LOC131888643 gene encoding uncharacterized protein LOC131888643 gives MFENTWHHSVISIRSRQQIKMNIQVIVLSLAIGIALVWARCEKVKRGDPCQTNDNCTHVPLQCNQWRDGCKVCQPVECGKAGERCGWYKGRCCTDEEVYCYKAANEKSRCTPLADIPESDHSQVLQDNV, from the exons ATGTTTGAGAATACTTGGCATCATTCAGTCATTTCGATTAGATCTCGACAACAAATCAAA ATGAACATTCAAGTTATCGTGTTGTCTCTTGCCATTGGGATCGCTTTGGTCTGGGCTCGTTGCGAAAAAGTGAAACGAGGCGATCCTTGCCAAACCAACGACAATTGCACCCACGTGCCATTGCAATGCAACCAATGGAGGGACGGTTGTAAAGTCTGTCAACCCGTCGAGTGTGGCAA GGCCGGTGAGAGGTGTGGCTGGTACAAGGGCCGTTGTTGCACTGATGAAGAGGTGTACTGCTACAAGGCGGCCAATGAAAAGAGCAGATGCACGCCCTTGGCCGACATTCCCGAATCGGATCACTCCCAAGTTTTACAGGACAACGTTTGA
- the LOC131889396 gene encoding uncharacterized protein LOC131889396 isoform X2, with protein sequence MERLTFILFLGGIFVCQGYVDKCYCPGDTDFNFDMERKMWELRTEATKDFEVVFKPRPQKEGVPEISILKKMFPQLTLKELNEMTLEGFNKYRDDAKDRESERKKNMNQHSHSGDKSKENTPEKKPEREGTIEGDSRKDGKPNPSENGGNMTDSTGQGKNMTSPTNTDKQDQEGSPNKVPEKERENDGSSQKTRKKRQTNGKESDQPPRPPSDDPREGDSRPTNQTDRPRNETGANDQKPKPKEGGNGLNGTDDAREPPKGSDNNQTRPGNNSTDDLKPMEGQKPPGDTNSRPDGSHPQPEGDGTRPKEDRTEPKPGEGKPEDKGEPHEKNKTDTGQNKPTTVVENESRSNTSNPNSNRTQSGGQPPRESSKPDNGTKNPNTDSGATRPKPSDGSTPNPTKPDESKPKPNEIGGVNQKPAKPNEPQPKLNETGGGNQRPATPEDSQPSKGSDNAGNEQGSDKERPRPKPKPMKKDSAKPIAPIGVTPVSGSLKRAQACSCPAKAKIMKELTFDQVDPDPMLEDTTSEAFAKFKSEQETILNEALGKNGVLKAKGFAGINILSVSIGPQPDVSSRRKRETNAVTAQTQSECTGSCDPNDLDTAVNGTSGVSSTDPATAASPCSKTSLTAMTNPPPSHLVSTLANDAMIDSSFYLHLTCSRSGSDEYRQYQETAPLTDDSLDNKVGVLCNDGAFAERAWPDETNCQVVETCANIPSPPNASLLLPPGSNEIAGGSSLFYVCSDPEALLNDGSGLNNFEIKCEGTQLKVNRNGSMVDFDPTTHFPTCLSQCKTLFIGNKQYAPRVQNGTTPVIRAGETLPFDCPNGMYVENMAYNVSSVDGNCQADGKFQIETRKCFLIPCTQEDIDDVPPGDNNGDMVTTATGEIMPAESIFFKCSDPLKVPSNGREEIEALCMKGGNFSVTNWPTAPYCLRTCSNFPNITKMAVVDRSPVLEGRTVEYKCRNAKKIPATGQKVLVPCEADGKFQYEDAGFPLTNYPDCVTGCVVFPTIEHFKPKIRLPLLPGASVEYECERNGFVPHTDTNLVMECQGNGTFTPTTAIPQCVPVETCRQKDYPTHPNYIVFDNTTVSYRQNQFLQMVCANDDLVTESQNFSSVTFGIKCTKNATTNEFKFEENVQWPRCIPKKCIKVMAKHHNLTNTCQCGFDECSEYIYNTIPNQCPEVPTGPFCSLEPYHDWSGEIAELFQGDAPTEVPTASELTQLAVMETELDMTIAEIEAILTAEPNTTTPARRKRSNVPLICSELQAKVVKIQDMLAIGVTNKVFPISEVILQCSFLRRSTVTKEDCDDEKVDLTGSLTTLKAKVQESKTTIEELIEDNKAAEILWAEAVAEANAKAANETQHRLEEAKTYNGISVSSNSTTNNTEETPQKMDEQKQMNATDATDETVITNIGGTGNSEEAKNKTNNGNNNGNNMKTRKKRAAFIKTLIRQKRGLMFRCNTSMVYGISFKDMHHPEGIMADRCCCPNFQGEFFKCMATIDSPWNNVLSSVRSAFFKEKYKMVEQEIRFLIKSTNYSEIAMSGQMGNFSFIGLNNTGNKIGAVFHVVLKWPHWDNHVRIENSFLKAAEMYAKQTEDEEHILGKMVQGKFERNLYVLESGKKGIECVRSPFPDPPGFDAKNGTNSLTSEVSKEDENGWLVFVMVPLAIICFLGILIHLVFKSKACLIRYWV encoded by the exons ATGGAGCGTCTCACATTTATACTTT TTCTGGGTGGGATATTCGTGTGCCAAGGATACGTGGACAAATGCTATTGTCCGGGAGATAcggatttcaattttgatatggAACGGAAAATGTGGGAATTGAGGACTGAAGCCACGAAGGACTTTGAAGTGGTCTTTAAGCCTA GACCACAGAAGGAAGGTGTGCCTGAGATCTcaattctgaagaaaatgttCCCTCAATTGACCTTGAAGGAACTTAATGAAATGACCTTGGAGGGCTTCAATAAGTACCGAGACGATGCCAAAGACCGAGAAtccgaaagaaagaaaaacatgaaccAACACTCCCACTCCGGAGACAAATCAAAAGAGAACACGCCAGAAAAGAAACCAGAAAGAGAAGGGACAATTGAGGGAGATTCCCGAAAAGATGGAAAGCCAAACCCGTCTGAAAATGGAGGTAATATGACAGATTCAACAGGTCAGGGTAAAAACATGACGTCACCCACAAACACCGACAAGCAGGACCAAGAGGGATCGCCCAACAAGGTCCCAGAAAAAGAGCGAGAGAATGATGGAAGTTCCCAAAAGACCAGGAAGAAAAGACAAACCAACGGAAAGGAAAGTGATCAACCTCCTCGCCCTCCATCAGATGATCCACGAGAAGGAGATTCCCGTCCCACGAATCAAACTGATCGTCCTCGAAATGAAACTGGAGCAAATGATCAAAAGCCGAAGCCTAAAGAAGGCGGGAATGGTCTCAATGGAACAGATGATGCTCGTGAGCCACCAAAAGGAAGTGACAACAACCAAACCCGTCCCGGGAACAATTCTACCGACGATCTTAAGCCCATGGAGGGTCAAAAACCACCTGGGGACACAAACTCGAGACCGGATGGCAGCCATCCTCAACCAGAGGGTGATGGAACGAGGCCAAAAGAAGATAGAACTGAGCCCAAACCAGGGGAGGGCAAACCTGAAGATAAAGGAGAGCCAcacgaaaaaaacaaaactgatACCGGCCAAAATAAACCCACGACtgttgttgaaaatgaatcaagaAGTAATACATCTAACCCTAATAGTAATAGAACACAATCTGGTGGTCAACCCCCACGTGAAAGCTCGAAACCAGATAATGGGACCAAGAACCCCAACACAGACAGTGGTGCCACAAGGCCAAAACCATCCGATGGTTCAACTCCAAACCCCACCAAACCAGACGAATCAAAACCAAAGCCCAATGAAATTGGTGGTGTCAACCAAAAGCCAGCGAAACCCAATGAACCACAACCCAAGCTTAATGAAACTGGGGGTGGCAACCAAAGACCAGCGACACCTGAGGACAGCCAGCCATCGAAAGGCAGCGACAATGCGGGAAATGAACAAGGCTCTGACAAAGAAAGGCCTAGGCCCAAGCCCAAGCCTATGAAGAAAGATTCGGCTAAGCCTATTGCCCCCATTGGAGTTACTCCCGTGTCTGGTTCTTTAAAGCGAGCTCAGGCCTGTTCATGCCCAGCGAAAGCCAAAATTATGAAGGAGCTTACGTTTGACCAAGTAGACCCTGATCCAATGCTGGAGGACACCACCAGTGAAGCATTTGCCAAGTTTAAAAGTGAACAAGAAACCATC TTGAATGAGGCTTTAGGTAAAAATGGCGTTTTAAAGGCCAAAGGATTTGCCGGGATCAACATCCTCTCGGTCAGTATTGGACCACAACCCGATGTTTCATCCCGGAGGAAACGAGAGACCAACGCCGTGACGGCACAAACTCAATCTGAATGCACTGGATCCTGCGATCCCAATGATCTTGACACGGCTGTAAATGGGACGAGTGGAGTGAGTTCCACTGATCCCGCCACGG CTGCGAGTCCTTGTTCCAAAACTAGCTTGACCGCCATGACCAATCCGCCTCCTAGTCATTTGGTCAGTACTCTTGCCAATGACGCCATGATCGACTCTTCGTTCTACCTTCATTTGACTTGCAGTCGCTCTGGGTCCGATGAGTACCGCCAATACCAAGAAACAG CTCCATTGACGGATGACAGTCTGGATAATAAAGTGGGCGTGCTTTGTAATGATGGAGCCTTCGCGGAAAGGGCTTGGCCCGATGAGACCAATTGTCAGGTTGTGGAAACGTGTGCCAACATTCCCAGTCCTCCAAACGCTTCGTTACTGCTTCCCCCAGGGTCCAATGAAATTGCTGGAGGAAGTTCATTATTTTACGTTTGTTCTGATCCAGAGGCTCTTTTGAACGATGGGAGTGGGTTGAATAACTTCGAAATAAAGTGTGAGGGAACCCAGCTCAAAGTGAACCGCAATGGTTCCATGGTGGATTTTGATCCAACCACTCACTTTCCCACTTGTTTGAGCCAATGCAAAACGCTCTTCATTGGCAACAAACAATATGCGCCGCGTGTTCAAAATGGCACCACTCCCGTGATTCGTGCGGGCGAGACACTCCCATTTGATTGCCCAAATGGCATGTATGTCGAGAACATGGCGTATAATGTATCGAGTGTAGATGGAAATTGCCAGGCCGATGgcaaattccaaattgaaactcGGAAATGTTTCCTGATTCCCTGCACCCAAGAGGATATTGATGACGTTCCACCGGGGGACAATAACGGAGATATGGTAACCACGGCCACGGGTGAAATAATGCCTGCCGAGTCCATCTTTTTCAAGTGCTCCGATCCGTTGAAG GTACCGAGCAACGGAAGGGAAGAAATCGAGGCCTTGTGTATGAAGGGTGGCAATTTCTCCGTCACCAATTGGCCTACAGCACCCTATTGTCTACGAACTTGTTCCAACTTTCCCAATATCACCAAAATGGCCGTCGTGGACAGATCTCCGGTGTTAGAAGGCAGAACTGTTGAGTACAAGTGTAGAAACGCAAAAAAGATCCCTGCCACTGGACAAAAAGTTCTGGTTCCTTGTGAGGCGGACGGCAAGTTCCAG TATGAAGATGCCGGGTTTCCACTCACAAATTATCCGGACTGTGTCACGGGCTGCGTTGTGTTCCCGACCATTGAGCACTTCAAGCCCAAGATACGATTGCCATTATTGCCTGGAGCATCGGTGGAGTACGAATGTGAACGTAATGGATTTGTTCCTCACACTGACACGAACTTGGTCATGGAGTGTCAAGGCAATGGCACATTCACCCCGACCACTGCGATCCCTCAATGTGTTCCAGTTGAGACTTGTCGTCAAAAGGATTACCCTACACATCCAAATTACATCGTTTTTGATAACACCACTGTCAGCTATAGACAgaatcaatttcttcaaatggtTTGTGCCAATGATGACCTCGTGACCGAGTCCCAGAACTTCTCTAGCGTCACTTTCGGTATCAAGTGTACCAAAAATGCCACTACTAACGAGTTTaagtttgaagaaaacgtCCAATGGCCGCGTTGCATTCCGAAGAAATGCATTAAAGTCATGGCCAAACATCACAATCTTACCAACACGTGTCAATGTGGCTTTGACGAATGCTCCGAGTACATCTACAACACTATTCCAAACCAATGTCCCGAAGTGCCCACAGGTCCATTCTGCAGTCTGGAGCCGTATCATGATTGGTCCGGGGAAATAGCGGAACTGTTTCAAGGTGATGCTCCAACTGAAGTTCCAACAGCCTCCGAGCTGACCCAATTGGCTGTTATGGAAACAGAACTAGACATGACTATCGCTGAGATTGAAGCCATTCTCACTGCCGAACCCAATACCACCACCCCGGCCAGACGAAAACGAAGCAATGTACCTTTAATATGCTCCGAGTTGCAGGCCAAGGTTGTCAAAATCCAGGACATGTTGGCCATTGGAGTCACCAACAAGGTGTTCCCCATCTCCGAGGTGATCCTACAATGTAGTTTTCTTCGACGATCAACGGTGACCAAAGAGGATTGCGACGACGAGAAAGTGGATCTTACTGGTTCGTTGACCACCCTGAAAGCCAAGGTGCAAGAGAGTAAGACAACCATTGAGGAACTGATTGAAGATAACAAGGCTGCTGAGATCCTATGGGCGGAGGCTGTGGCTGAGGCTAATGCTAAGGCTGCCAATGAAACACAACATCGGTTGGAGGAAGCCAAGACCTATAACGGTATTAGCGTGAGTTCCAACTCAACGACTAACAACACAGAAGAAACACCTCAAAAGATGGACgaacaaaagcaaatgaatGCAACTGATGCAACCGATGAAACCGTTATCACAAACATCGGCGGAACAGGGAACAGTGAGGAAGCCAAGAACAAAACGAATAATGGCAATAACAATGGTAACAACATGAAAACTCGGAAAAAACGAGCGGCCTTCATCAAGACACTAATTCGCCAGAAACGTGGGCTTATGTTCAGGTGTAACACTTCCATGGTGTATGGTATCTCCTTTAAAGATATGCATCACCCCGAAGGCATCATGGCCGATCGATGCTGTTGTCCCAATTTTCAAGGCGAGTTCTTCAAGTGCATGGCCACCATTGATTCACCATGGAACAACGTGCTCTCATCGGTTCGAAGCGCATTCTTCAAGGAAAAGTATAAGATGGTGGAACAGGAGATTCGGTTCCTGATCAAGAGCACTAATTACTCCGAAATTGCCATGAGTGGGCAGATGGGAAACTTTTCCTTCATTGGCCTAAACAACACTGGGAACAAGATTGGAGCCGTGTTTCATGTCGTTCTGAAATGGCCTCATTGGGACAACCACGTGCGAATTGAGAACTCGTTCCTCAAAGCCGCCGAGATGTATGCCAAACAAACCGAGGATGAGGAGCACATCCTGGGAAAAATGGTCcaaggaaaatttgaaaggaatcTTTACGTTTTGGAGTCGGGCAAGAAAGGCATTGAGTGCGTTAGGTCACCTTTTCCTGATCCACCAGGCTTTGATGCCAAGAATGGAACCAATTCTCTGACCAGTGAGGTCTCCAAAGAGGACGAGAACGGGTGGCTGGTATTCGTGATGGTACCTCTGGCCATTATTTGCTTCTTGGGTATTCTCATTCATTTAGTGTTCAAGAGCAAAGCTTGCCTGATAAGATATTgggtttga
- the LOC131889396 gene encoding uncharacterized protein LOC131889396 isoform X1 produces the protein MVKLGRPAISNAVLGGIFVCQGYVDKCYCPGDTDFNFDMERKMWELRTEATKDFEVVFKPRPQKEGVPEISILKKMFPQLTLKELNEMTLEGFNKYRDDAKDRESERKKNMNQHSHSGDKSKENTPEKKPEREGTIEGDSRKDGKPNPSENGGNMTDSTGQGKNMTSPTNTDKQDQEGSPNKVPEKERENDGSSQKTRKKRQTNGKESDQPPRPPSDDPREGDSRPTNQTDRPRNETGANDQKPKPKEGGNGLNGTDDAREPPKGSDNNQTRPGNNSTDDLKPMEGQKPPGDTNSRPDGSHPQPEGDGTRPKEDRTEPKPGEGKPEDKGEPHEKNKTDTGQNKPTTVVENESRSNTSNPNSNRTQSGGQPPRESSKPDNGTKNPNTDSGATRPKPSDGSTPNPTKPDESKPKPNEIGGVNQKPAKPNEPQPKLNETGGGNQRPATPEDSQPSKGSDNAGNEQGSDKERPRPKPKPMKKDSAKPIAPIGVTPVSGSLKRAQACSCPAKAKIMKELTFDQVDPDPMLEDTTSEAFAKFKSEQETILNEALGKNGVLKAKGFAGINILSVSIGPQPDVSSRRKRETNAVTAQTQSECTGSCDPNDLDTAVNGTSGVSSTDPATAASPCSKTSLTAMTNPPPSHLVSTLANDAMIDSSFYLHLTCSRSGSDEYRQYQETAPLTDDSLDNKVGVLCNDGAFAERAWPDETNCQVVETCANIPSPPNASLLLPPGSNEIAGGSSLFYVCSDPEALLNDGSGLNNFEIKCEGTQLKVNRNGSMVDFDPTTHFPTCLSQCKTLFIGNKQYAPRVQNGTTPVIRAGETLPFDCPNGMYVENMAYNVSSVDGNCQADGKFQIETRKCFLIPCTQEDIDDVPPGDNNGDMVTTATGEIMPAESIFFKCSDPLKVPSNGREEIEALCMKGGNFSVTNWPTAPYCLRTCSNFPNITKMAVVDRSPVLEGRTVEYKCRNAKKIPATGQKVLVPCEADGKFQYEDAGFPLTNYPDCVTGCVVFPTIEHFKPKIRLPLLPGASVEYECERNGFVPHTDTNLVMECQGNGTFTPTTAIPQCVPVETCRQKDYPTHPNYIVFDNTTVSYRQNQFLQMVCANDDLVTESQNFSSVTFGIKCTKNATTNEFKFEENVQWPRCIPKKCIKVMAKHHNLTNTCQCGFDECSEYIYNTIPNQCPEVPTGPFCSLEPYHDWSGEIAELFQGDAPTEVPTASELTQLAVMETELDMTIAEIEAILTAEPNTTTPARRKRSNVPLICSELQAKVVKIQDMLAIGVTNKVFPISEVILQCSFLRRSTVTKEDCDDEKVDLTGSLTTLKAKVQESKTTIEELIEDNKAAEILWAEAVAEANAKAANETQHRLEEAKTYNGISVSSNSTTNNTEETPQKMDEQKQMNATDATDETVITNIGGTGNSEEAKNKTNNGNNNGNNMKTRKKRAAFIKTLIRQKRGLMFRCNTSMVYGISFKDMHHPEGIMADRCCCPNFQGEFFKCMATIDSPWNNVLSSVRSAFFKEKYKMVEQEIRFLIKSTNYSEIAMSGQMGNFSFIGLNNTGNKIGAVFHVVLKWPHWDNHVRIENSFLKAAEMYAKQTEDEEHILGKMVQGKFERNLYVLESGKKGIECVRSPFPDPPGFDAKNGTNSLTSEVSKEDENGWLVFVMVPLAIICFLGILIHLVFKSKACLIRYWV, from the exons ATGGTTAAACTTGGACGCCCTGCAATCTCGAATGCAGTTCTGGGTGGGATATTCGTGTGCCAAGGATACGTGGACAAATGCTATTGTCCGGGAGATAcggatttcaattttgatatggAACGGAAAATGTGGGAATTGAGGACTGAAGCCACGAAGGACTTTGAAGTGGTCTTTAAGCCTA GACCACAGAAGGAAGGTGTGCCTGAGATCTcaattctgaagaaaatgttCCCTCAATTGACCTTGAAGGAACTTAATGAAATGACCTTGGAGGGCTTCAATAAGTACCGAGACGATGCCAAAGACCGAGAAtccgaaagaaagaaaaacatgaaccAACACTCCCACTCCGGAGACAAATCAAAAGAGAACACGCCAGAAAAGAAACCAGAAAGAGAAGGGACAATTGAGGGAGATTCCCGAAAAGATGGAAAGCCAAACCCGTCTGAAAATGGAGGTAATATGACAGATTCAACAGGTCAGGGTAAAAACATGACGTCACCCACAAACACCGACAAGCAGGACCAAGAGGGATCGCCCAACAAGGTCCCAGAAAAAGAGCGAGAGAATGATGGAAGTTCCCAAAAGACCAGGAAGAAAAGACAAACCAACGGAAAGGAAAGTGATCAACCTCCTCGCCCTCCATCAGATGATCCACGAGAAGGAGATTCCCGTCCCACGAATCAAACTGATCGTCCTCGAAATGAAACTGGAGCAAATGATCAAAAGCCGAAGCCTAAAGAAGGCGGGAATGGTCTCAATGGAACAGATGATGCTCGTGAGCCACCAAAAGGAAGTGACAACAACCAAACCCGTCCCGGGAACAATTCTACCGACGATCTTAAGCCCATGGAGGGTCAAAAACCACCTGGGGACACAAACTCGAGACCGGATGGCAGCCATCCTCAACCAGAGGGTGATGGAACGAGGCCAAAAGAAGATAGAACTGAGCCCAAACCAGGGGAGGGCAAACCTGAAGATAAAGGAGAGCCAcacgaaaaaaacaaaactgatACCGGCCAAAATAAACCCACGACtgttgttgaaaatgaatcaagaAGTAATACATCTAACCCTAATAGTAATAGAACACAATCTGGTGGTCAACCCCCACGTGAAAGCTCGAAACCAGATAATGGGACCAAGAACCCCAACACAGACAGTGGTGCCACAAGGCCAAAACCATCCGATGGTTCAACTCCAAACCCCACCAAACCAGACGAATCAAAACCAAAGCCCAATGAAATTGGTGGTGTCAACCAAAAGCCAGCGAAACCCAATGAACCACAACCCAAGCTTAATGAAACTGGGGGTGGCAACCAAAGACCAGCGACACCTGAGGACAGCCAGCCATCGAAAGGCAGCGACAATGCGGGAAATGAACAAGGCTCTGACAAAGAAAGGCCTAGGCCCAAGCCCAAGCCTATGAAGAAAGATTCGGCTAAGCCTATTGCCCCCATTGGAGTTACTCCCGTGTCTGGTTCTTTAAAGCGAGCTCAGGCCTGTTCATGCCCAGCGAAAGCCAAAATTATGAAGGAGCTTACGTTTGACCAAGTAGACCCTGATCCAATGCTGGAGGACACCACCAGTGAAGCATTTGCCAAGTTTAAAAGTGAACAAGAAACCATC TTGAATGAGGCTTTAGGTAAAAATGGCGTTTTAAAGGCCAAAGGATTTGCCGGGATCAACATCCTCTCGGTCAGTATTGGACCACAACCCGATGTTTCATCCCGGAGGAAACGAGAGACCAACGCCGTGACGGCACAAACTCAATCTGAATGCACTGGATCCTGCGATCCCAATGATCTTGACACGGCTGTAAATGGGACGAGTGGAGTGAGTTCCACTGATCCCGCCACGG CTGCGAGTCCTTGTTCCAAAACTAGCTTGACCGCCATGACCAATCCGCCTCCTAGTCATTTGGTCAGTACTCTTGCCAATGACGCCATGATCGACTCTTCGTTCTACCTTCATTTGACTTGCAGTCGCTCTGGGTCCGATGAGTACCGCCAATACCAAGAAACAG CTCCATTGACGGATGACAGTCTGGATAATAAAGTGGGCGTGCTTTGTAATGATGGAGCCTTCGCGGAAAGGGCTTGGCCCGATGAGACCAATTGTCAGGTTGTGGAAACGTGTGCCAACATTCCCAGTCCTCCAAACGCTTCGTTACTGCTTCCCCCAGGGTCCAATGAAATTGCTGGAGGAAGTTCATTATTTTACGTTTGTTCTGATCCAGAGGCTCTTTTGAACGATGGGAGTGGGTTGAATAACTTCGAAATAAAGTGTGAGGGAACCCAGCTCAAAGTGAACCGCAATGGTTCCATGGTGGATTTTGATCCAACCACTCACTTTCCCACTTGTTTGAGCCAATGCAAAACGCTCTTCATTGGCAACAAACAATATGCGCCGCGTGTTCAAAATGGCACCACTCCCGTGATTCGTGCGGGCGAGACACTCCCATTTGATTGCCCAAATGGCATGTATGTCGAGAACATGGCGTATAATGTATCGAGTGTAGATGGAAATTGCCAGGCCGATGgcaaattccaaattgaaactcGGAAATGTTTCCTGATTCCCTGCACCCAAGAGGATATTGATGACGTTCCACCGGGGGACAATAACGGAGATATGGTAACCACGGCCACGGGTGAAATAATGCCTGCCGAGTCCATCTTTTTCAAGTGCTCCGATCCGTTGAAG GTACCGAGCAACGGAAGGGAAGAAATCGAGGCCTTGTGTATGAAGGGTGGCAATTTCTCCGTCACCAATTGGCCTACAGCACCCTATTGTCTACGAACTTGTTCCAACTTTCCCAATATCACCAAAATGGCCGTCGTGGACAGATCTCCGGTGTTAGAAGGCAGAACTGTTGAGTACAAGTGTAGAAACGCAAAAAAGATCCCTGCCACTGGACAAAAAGTTCTGGTTCCTTGTGAGGCGGACGGCAAGTTCCAG TATGAAGATGCCGGGTTTCCACTCACAAATTATCCGGACTGTGTCACGGGCTGCGTTGTGTTCCCGACCATTGAGCACTTCAAGCCCAAGATACGATTGCCATTATTGCCTGGAGCATCGGTGGAGTACGAATGTGAACGTAATGGATTTGTTCCTCACACTGACACGAACTTGGTCATGGAGTGTCAAGGCAATGGCACATTCACCCCGACCACTGCGATCCCTCAATGTGTTCCAGTTGAGACTTGTCGTCAAAAGGATTACCCTACACATCCAAATTACATCGTTTTTGATAACACCACTGTCAGCTATAGACAgaatcaatttcttcaaatggtTTGTGCCAATGATGACCTCGTGACCGAGTCCCAGAACTTCTCTAGCGTCACTTTCGGTATCAAGTGTACCAAAAATGCCACTACTAACGAGTTTaagtttgaagaaaacgtCCAATGGCCGCGTTGCATTCCGAAGAAATGCATTAAAGTCATGGCCAAACATCACAATCTTACCAACACGTGTCAATGTGGCTTTGACGAATGCTCCGAGTACATCTACAACACTATTCCAAACCAATGTCCCGAAGTGCCCACAGGTCCATTCTGCAGTCTGGAGCCGTATCATGATTGGTCCGGGGAAATAGCGGAACTGTTTCAAGGTGATGCTCCAACTGAAGTTCCAACAGCCTCCGAGCTGACCCAATTGGCTGTTATGGAAACAGAACTAGACATGACTATCGCTGAGATTGAAGCCATTCTCACTGCCGAACCCAATACCACCACCCCGGCCAGACGAAAACGAAGCAATGTACCTTTAATATGCTCCGAGTTGCAGGCCAAGGTTGTCAAAATCCAGGACATGTTGGCCATTGGAGTCACCAACAAGGTGTTCCCCATCTCCGAGGTGATCCTACAATGTAGTTTTCTTCGACGATCAACGGTGACCAAAGAGGATTGCGACGACGAGAAAGTGGATCTTACTGGTTCGTTGACCACCCTGAAAGCCAAGGTGCAAGAGAGTAAGACAACCATTGAGGAACTGATTGAAGATAACAAGGCTGCTGAGATCCTATGGGCGGAGGCTGTGGCTGAGGCTAATGCTAAGGCTGCCAATGAAACACAACATCGGTTGGAGGAAGCCAAGACCTATAACGGTATTAGCGTGAGTTCCAACTCAACGACTAACAACACAGAAGAAACACCTCAAAAGATGGACgaacaaaagcaaatgaatGCAACTGATGCAACCGATGAAACCGTTATCACAAACATCGGCGGAACAGGGAACAGTGAGGAAGCCAAGAACAAAACGAATAATGGCAATAACAATGGTAACAACATGAAAACTCGGAAAAAACGAGCGGCCTTCATCAAGACACTAATTCGCCAGAAACGTGGGCTTATGTTCAGGTGTAACACTTCCATGGTGTATGGTATCTCCTTTAAAGATATGCATCACCCCGAAGGCATCATGGCCGATCGATGCTGTTGTCCCAATTTTCAAGGCGAGTTCTTCAAGTGCATGGCCACCATTGATTCACCATGGAACAACGTGCTCTCATCGGTTCGAAGCGCATTCTTCAAGGAAAAGTATAAGATGGTGGAACAGGAGATTCGGTTCCTGATCAAGAGCACTAATTACTCCGAAATTGCCATGAGTGGGCAGATGGGAAACTTTTCCTTCATTGGCCTAAACAACACTGGGAACAAGATTGGAGCCGTGTTTCATGTCGTTCTGAAATGGCCTCATTGGGACAACCACGTGCGAATTGAGAACTCGTTCCTCAAAGCCGCCGAGATGTATGCCAAACAAACCGAGGATGAGGAGCACATCCTGGGAAAAATGGTCcaaggaaaatttgaaaggaatcTTTACGTTTTGGAGTCGGGCAAGAAAGGCATTGAGTGCGTTAGGTCACCTTTTCCTGATCCACCAGGCTTTGATGCCAAGAATGGAACCAATTCTCTGACCAGTGAGGTCTCCAAAGAGGACGAGAACGGGTGGCTGGTATTCGTGATGGTACCTCTGGCCATTATTTGCTTCTTGGGTATTCTCATTCATTTAGTGTTCAAGAGCAAAGCTTGCCTGATAAGATATTgggtttga